From Pleurocapsa minor HA4230-MV1, one genomic window encodes:
- a CDS encoding phycobiliprotein lyase: MNTTVFEQFFTDCIGNWQSDRTYHYLTHQEIERSQTTFEVQPLTSEQKAKVLADNAYEKLNNLETLPGFNLGFYTISEKGEEKKQNLNLMFVPKSETNMLLEGDYLRDRAYEEDRPIVSHFSFDPQTRELLMTTNYTRVVSVDSITLTNPKLRIRRILNYAKPDAGQPLKNVLLAGFGVEQKIFN, from the coding sequence ATGAACACCACCGTATTTGAACAGTTTTTTACTGACTGTATTGGTAATTGGCAGTCCGATCGGACTTATCATTATCTAACTCATCAAGAAATCGAGCGATCGCAAACTACTTTTGAAGTGCAGCCTCTAACCAGCGAACAAAAAGCTAAGGTACTAGCTGATAATGCTTACGAAAAGCTAAATAATTTAGAGACTTTGCCAGGGTTCAACTTGGGTTTTTATACAATTTCGGAAAAAGGGGAAGAAAAAAAACAAAATCTTAATCTGATGTTTGTCCCTAAGTCTGAAACAAATATGTTGCTAGAAGGAGATTATTTACGCGATCGCGCTTACGAAGAAGATCGCCCAATTGTTTCCCATTTTAGCTTTGATCCTCAAACCAGAGAATTACTGATGACCACCAACTATACCCGCGTGGTTTCCGTTGATTCTATTACGCTGACCAACCCGAAGTTACGTATTCGACGGATTCTTAACTATGCCAAGCCTGATGCGGGACAACCACTCAAAAACGTCCTTTTGGCTGGCTTTGGCGTAGAACAAAAGATTTTTAACTAG
- a CDS encoding phycobilisome linker polypeptide has protein sequence MTFGPASELGVGLFEDTAPIEYVPGRSEEEVESIIRAVYRQVLGNAYIMESERAIVPESQFRLGKLSVREFVREIGKSDAYVSRFFETCPRYRFIELNFKHFLGRAPNGYDEMKAHSAILDEGGWEAEIDSYLDSDEYQEAYGENFVPFYRGYKSRPGQTMVEFTHMFALARGASSSDFKGSLSGKTPLLNKNIIQGTPLAVIPPSGGAAGDGWSFQEPALGARTRQGSGAGENGKVYRIEVTGYASGAVNRVSKFRRSNKVYLVPYEQLSQEYQRIHKQGGKIASITPVN, from the coding sequence ATGACATTTGGACCAGCATCTGAATTAGGTGTAGGCTTATTTGAAGATACCGCTCCTATTGAATACGTACCTGGCCGTTCAGAAGAAGAAGTAGAGAGCATTATTCGTGCTGTCTACAGACAGGTACTGGGCAACGCTTACATTATGGAAAGCGAAAGAGCAATTGTTCCTGAGTCTCAGTTTAGACTAGGAAAACTAAGCGTCAGAGAATTTGTTAGAGAAATCGGCAAGTCTGATGCTTACGTTTCTCGTTTCTTTGAAACTTGCCCTCGCTACCGCTTCATCGAACTTAACTTCAAGCATTTCCTTGGTCGTGCGCCTAATGGTTATGACGAAATGAAAGCTCATAGCGCCATCCTCGATGAAGGTGGTTGGGAAGCAGAAATCGATTCTTATCTTGATAGTGACGAATATCAAGAAGCCTACGGCGAAAACTTTGTTCCTTTTTATCGGGGATATAAGAGTCGTCCTGGTCAAACTATGGTGGAGTTCACTCATATGTTTGCTTTGGCGCGTGGCGCTTCTTCCAGCGACTTCAAAGGTAGTTTATCAGGCAAAACTCCTCTTTTAAACAAAAATATAATTCAAGGTACTCCCCTGGCGGTAATTCCTCCTTCTGGTGGTGCTGCTGGCGATGGTTGGTCTTTCCAAGAACCTGCTTTGGGTGCGCGCACTCGTCAGGGTTCTGGTGCAGGAGAAAATGGCAAAGTATACCGAATTGAAGTAACTGGTTATGCTTCTGGCGCTGTTAACCGCGTATCTAAGTTCCGTCGCAGTAACAAAGTATATCTAGTACCTTATGAGCAGCTCTCCCAAGAATACCAACGTATTCATAAGCAGGGTGGCAAAATAGCTAGTATTACCCCTGTAAACTAG
- a CDS encoding phycobilisome rod-core linker polypeptide encodes MVAVIDAPVEVRDNSSADDKAIAIRAVYKQVLGNPHVMESERLVSAESQFCNGSISLREFVRAVAKSDFYRTRYFETCAPYRFVELNFKHLLGRAPADQAELSEHIQRCINEGYDAEIDSYIDSVEYCEKFGENIVPFYTGATSTIGQKQVNYNRTLSLLQGIAGVDSAKKNSRLVDSVATNSPTPAKSPRANARMSPSPDATTKKFRIVVRGAKFDSPRRVSNTEYIVPGDRMTPQIQRINRTGAKIVSITEI; translated from the coding sequence ATGGTTGCTGTAATAGATGCGCCCGTTGAAGTTCGAGACAATAGTTCCGCTGATGACAAAGCGATCGCAATTCGCGCAGTATATAAACAAGTGCTGGGTAATCCTCATGTGATGGAAAGTGAGCGCCTGGTAAGTGCTGAATCACAGTTTTGTAATGGCAGCATCAGCCTGAGAGAATTTGTTCGCGCTGTCGCAAAATCTGACTTTTATCGCACTCGTTATTTTGAAACCTGTGCGCCTTATCGTTTTGTCGAGCTGAATTTCAAGCACCTGTTGGGACGTGCGCCCGCAGATCAGGCAGAACTTTCAGAACACATTCAACGCTGCATTAACGAAGGTTATGATGCGGAAATCGATTCTTACATTGATAGTGTGGAATATTGCGAGAAATTTGGCGAAAACATTGTTCCTTTTTACACTGGCGCTACCAGCACAATCGGTCAAAAGCAGGTCAACTATAACCGTACTCTTTCCCTGCTTCAAGGGATAGCGGGAGTCGATAGCGCCAAGAAAAATTCTCGTTTAGTAGACAGCGTAGCTACCAATAGTCCTACTCCTGCTAAGAGTCCGAGGGCTAATGCACGGATGTCTCCTTCCCCAGATGCTACTACAAAAAAATTCAGAATCGTCGTTAGAGGAGCTAAATTTGATAGTCCTCGCCGTGTTAGTAACACTGAATATATCGTACCAGGCGATCGCATGACTCCCCAGATTCAGCGCATTAACCGTACTGGTGCCAAAATCGTCAGCATTACTGAAATTTAA
- a CDS encoding phycobilisome rod-core linker polypeptide — protein MSFWVTDLDPVELRERQPNQDFEIIIRQAYKQVLGNAYLLEGETLETAESLFRNGDLTVRGFVRAIGQSELYRSLFFETCSQYRFIEMNCKHFLGRAPLDQAEISQHVQIYNNLGYEAEIDSYIDSDEYLNAYGENTIPCPRTETNQRSILNVGFNRTYALYNGYASSDNITNKATLISDLAANKPTPIIFHKNASSGTPGSNNKRFRIKATKASIGSLNRLSNQTYEVNYEQLNAKIKNLHRTGAKILSINEV, from the coding sequence ATGTCATTTTGGGTAACGGATTTAGATCCAGTTGAACTAAGAGAACGTCAACCAAACCAAGATTTTGAGATTATCATTCGTCAAGCTTATAAACAAGTATTGGGCAATGCCTATTTATTAGAAGGCGAAACTTTAGAAACAGCCGAGTCTCTATTTAGAAATGGCGATCTTACTGTACGTGGTTTTGTCAGAGCGATCGGTCAATCTGAGCTTTATCGTTCTTTATTTTTTGAAACCTGTTCACAGTATCGTTTTATTGAAATGAACTGTAAGCACTTCCTAGGTCGTGCGCCTTTAGATCAGGCAGAAATTTCTCAGCATGTACAAATTTATAACAATCTGGGTTACGAAGCAGAAATTGATTCTTACATCGATAGCGATGAATACTTAAACGCTTACGGCGAGAACACTATTCCTTGCCCCCGTACAGAGACTAATCAGCGGAGTATCTTAAACGTTGGTTTTAATCGTACTTATGCTCTATATAATGGCTATGCCAGTAGCGATAACATTACCAATAAAGCGACGTTAATCTCTGATTTAGCTGCCAATAAGCCTACTCCAATTATCTTTCATAAAAATGCTTCTAGTGGTACTCCTGGTAGCAACAACAAACGCTTCCGCATCAAGGCGACTAAAGCTAGTATTGGTTCGCTTAACCGCCTTAGTAACCAAACCTATGAGGTTAATTACGAGCAGTTAAACGCCAAAATCAAAAACTTACACCGCACTGGAGCAAAAATTCTCAGTATTAATGAAGTTTAG